The following proteins come from a genomic window of Sorghum bicolor cultivar BTx623 chromosome 3, Sorghum_bicolor_NCBIv3, whole genome shotgun sequence:
- the LOC110434202 gene encoding recQ-mediated genome instability protein 1-like, giving the protein MEKEAKVDSGDISASQTDLLARARFIGSGGGGAVEEGSEVFSTPPLADQDPQRQGQSQRGQAGEGEDGIAMCSVPFTQTQPSASPSFSPPSDTPTPTPTPTPTPTPSPELDPLARLILMVPSRQLPTTGMSILELARSRGIFDGMKPQPPTRPSPQDGAHGPHRSSSNHGS; this is encoded by the coding sequence atggaGAAGGAGGCGAAGGTGGACTCCGGCGACATCTCCGCCTCGCAGACGGACCTCCTCGCCCGCGCCCGCTTCattggcagcggcggcggcggagccgTTGAGGAGGGGTCCGAGGTGTTCAGCACGCCGCCTCTCGCAGACCAGGACCCGCAGAGGCAGGGCCAAAGCCAGCGAGGCCAGGCGGGAGAGGGGGAGGACGGCATCGCCATGTGCTCCGTGCCCTTCACCCAGACCCAGCCTTCCGCTTCCCCCTCTTTCTCCCCTCCCTCGGATACTCCGACgccgactccgactccgacgccgacgccgaccccCAGCCCCGAACTCGACCCTCTCGCCAGGCTGATTCTCATGGTCCCCAGCCGTCAACTTCCAACCACCGGTATGAGCATCCTCGAGCTTGCTCGCAGCCGCGGTATCTTCGACGGCATGAAGCCCCAGCCCCCAACTCGACCCTCTCCCCAGGATGGTGCTCATGGTCCCCACCGCTCCTCTTCCAACCATGGGTCATAA